A single window of Fischerella sp. PCC 9605 DNA harbors:
- a CDS encoding DUF3110 domain-containing protein produces MITPMRVFVLLFNAGTDNEGIHTVRVGDRNKILMFESEDDATRFALMLEAQDFPIPTVEAIDSEEIKEFCLSADYDWEIISEDSGLAVPPEINVEETDWKPDAEIQETEEDALPDNQESQQEEPELSDSELDSIRRRLEGLL; encoded by the coding sequence ATGATTACACCCATGCGTGTTTTTGTATTACTTTTTAATGCCGGCACAGACAATGAGGGAATTCACACAGTCCGAGTTGGCGATCGCAATAAAATTCTGATGTTCGAGTCAGAAGACGATGCTACCCGCTTTGCTTTGATGTTAGAAGCTCAAGATTTTCCCATACCCACAGTCGAGGCGATAGATTCTGAGGAAATCAAAGAATTTTGCCTGAGTGCTGACTATGATTGGGAAATCATCTCCGAAGACAGTGGTTTAGCGGTTCCCCCAGAAATCAATGTGGAAGAAACCGATTGGAAACCAGATGCAGAAATACAGGAGACTGAAGAGGATGCTCTACCTGATAATCAAGAATCACAACAAGAGGAACCGGAATTGTCTGATTCCGAACTGGACAGCATTCGCCGCAGATTAGAAGGATTGTTGTGA
- the murQ gene encoding N-acetylmuramic acid 6-phosphate etherase, whose product MTNLQERGHLLTEQVNPNSQNLDQLSSLELVEIFNREDEKAVAAVAAAKMQLAQAIERTAESLRHGGRLFYVGAGTSGRLGVLDAAECPPTFCTPPELVQGIIAGGAGALVRSSEDLEDRFQDGEAAIAQRQITQLDVVVGITAGGTTPFVHGAINAARQRGATTIFIACVPAEQVSVEADIDIRLLTGPEVLAGSTRLKAGTATKLALNILSTGVMVRLGKVYGNRMVDVAVTNNKLRDRALRILQDLTSLSREASGLLLERSGNWVKLALLMHWTGLDKEQGLKLLSEYQGNLRVAVASHKSRS is encoded by the coding sequence ATGACAAATTTGCAGGAGCGTGGGCATCTTCTTACAGAGCAGGTTAACCCAAATAGCCAGAATTTAGACCAACTCAGTTCTTTAGAATTGGTGGAAATTTTTAATCGCGAAGATGAAAAAGCAGTGGCTGCTGTTGCTGCTGCTAAAATGCAATTGGCTCAAGCAATTGAACGCACAGCAGAGTCTTTGCGCCACGGAGGACGTCTGTTTTATGTCGGTGCGGGAACGAGTGGGAGGTTAGGGGTGTTAGACGCTGCTGAGTGTCCGCCGACTTTTTGTACGCCTCCGGAACTAGTACAGGGAATCATTGCTGGCGGTGCTGGCGCATTAGTACGCAGTTCTGAAGATTTAGAAGATCGTTTCCAAGATGGAGAAGCGGCGATCGCACAACGACAAATAACACAATTAGATGTGGTAGTCGGGATTACCGCTGGCGGTACAACACCTTTTGTTCATGGAGCCATTAATGCTGCCCGTCAACGGGGGGCTACCACTATTTTTATTGCCTGTGTACCTGCCGAACAAGTGAGTGTGGAAGCGGATATTGATATTCGCTTGCTGACAGGGCCAGAGGTACTAGCTGGTTCCACTCGCCTGAAAGCAGGCACAGCAACTAAGCTAGCTTTAAATATCCTTTCTACCGGTGTGATGGTACGCTTGGGCAAAGTCTATGGAAATCGCATGGTAGATGTAGCGGTGACTAATAACAAATTACGCGATCGGGCTTTGCGAATTTTGCAAGACCTCACAAGTTTAAGTCGCGAAGCATCGGGATTATTGCTAGAACGTAGCGGCAACTGGGTAAAGTTGGCGCTGTTAATGCATTGGACTGGTTTAGACAAGGAACAAGGCTTAAAACTGCTCTCAGAATACCAAGGTAATCTAAGAGTAGCAGTTGCCAGTCATAAAAGCCGCAGCTAA
- a CDS encoding response regulator, translated as MSHLQPMVANKLMNEFKHYTELKYSGKLLIKSTKGSKWNFYYQSGQIVWATGGTHPFRRWRRQMAQYCPEIDLDNMQLCSQDVSIDYWDYRLLESLYAQQKIKREQMNAVVENTIAELLFDLVQQANFSSVNSDRNQEIILPASTNLVSADKFFKLMEESWKNWSEAGLANLSPNLAPTVHRAEQLQQQVSSGVYKNFVTLINGKYTLLDLAVKMKQSVLSVSRSLLPYIFKGIIELVEVPDLPLRVIEVKDNYSITKSKTPTIPLIACVNDRPQVSEMLEEIIIHNGLRLINIQDAVHPLPILIEHKPDLIFLDLVLPVASGYEICAQLRRISLFANTPIIILTDSDRSLDRVRAKVVGSTDSIAAPLSADKVMGVVRKHIQPESKVKSLTTLDSGLLTLDS; from the coding sequence ATGAGCCATCTGCAACCGATGGTAGCAAATAAATTAATGAACGAATTTAAACATTATACTGAATTAAAATATAGTGGCAAGTTACTTATTAAAAGTACCAAGGGATCTAAGTGGAATTTTTATTATCAATCAGGACAAATAGTTTGGGCAACAGGAGGAACTCATCCCTTCCGGCGCTGGCGTAGACAAATGGCTCAATATTGCCCTGAAATTGACCTTGATAATATGCAGTTGTGCTCTCAAGACGTATCCATAGATTACTGGGATTATCGCCTTCTAGAATCTTTGTACGCTCAACAGAAAATTAAGCGCGAACAAATGAATGCTGTTGTGGAAAACACGATCGCAGAATTATTATTTGATCTCGTTCAACAGGCAAATTTTTCTTCGGTAAATAGCGATCGCAACCAAGAAATCATTTTGCCAGCATCAACGAACTTGGTAAGCGCCGATAAATTTTTCAAACTCATGGAGGAATCATGGAAAAATTGGTCGGAAGCTGGTTTAGCAAATCTTTCTCCTAACTTAGCACCAACAGTGCACAGAGCAGAACAACTCCAGCAACAAGTAAGTTCAGGTGTCTACAAAAATTTTGTAACTTTAATCAACGGCAAGTATACTCTACTGGACTTAGCCGTGAAAATGAAGCAGAGTGTCTTGTCAGTTTCCCGTTCTTTGCTTCCTTATATCTTTAAAGGAATTATTGAACTGGTGGAAGTTCCTGATTTACCTTTACGAGTAATTGAAGTTAAAGATAACTACAGCATCACCAAATCAAAAACACCAACTATTCCGCTGATCGCCTGTGTGAACGATCGCCCTCAGGTCAGCGAAATGCTAGAGGAAATTATTATACATAATGGGTTGAGACTAATTAATATCCAAGATGCTGTTCATCCCTTACCAATTTTAATTGAGCATAAGCCAGACCTGATTTTTTTAGATTTGGTTTTACCAGTCGCCAGTGGGTACGAAATTTGCGCTCAGTTAAGACGTATTTCTTTGTTTGCTAATACGCCAATAATTATTTTAACGGACAGCGATCGCTCTTTAGATCGAGTTCGAGCCAAAGTTGTAGGTTCAACAGATTCTATCGCTGCACCCCTATCAGCCGACAAAGTCATGGGTGTAGTACGTAAGCACATACAACCAGAGTCAAAAGTCAAAAGTCTAACAACTCTGGACTCTGGACTCTTGACCCTTGACTCTTGA
- a CDS encoding bifunctional pantoate--beta-alanine ligase/(d)CMP kinase, translating to MRLLTTIAALSCYLAKRRSSENMLLEQERPSEFEVTGISLTAVGLVPTMGALHQGHLSLIQRARQENATVIVSIFVNPLQFGPNEDYHRYPRTLDQDRQLCEQAGVDAIFVPTPEEMGVDLKNIQDSKVTQVIPPSAMISGLCGRSRPGHFQGVATIVTKLFNLVQPDRAYFGQKDGQQLAIIRRLVADLNFSIEIVACPTVREPSGLAMSSRNKYLTATEKQQAAVLYRGLRQAQAAFRAGERNTSKLIAIVQQEIAMVSSVSVEYIELVEPTTLIPLKTVQEEGMLAIAARLGSTRLIDNTILRDRQPIIAIDGPAGAGKSTVARQVAAKLGLVYLDTGAMYRAVTWLVLHEGIAIDDECAIAELVSRCVIELAPGQDLQSPVQVWINGHNVTQVIRSTEVTSKVSAIAAQSAVRQALVKQQQSWGKKGGLVAEGRDIGSHVFPDAEVKIFLTASVKERARRRQQDFQKQGQSEVSLEQLEKDIAERDWKDSTRKVSPLKKAPDAIEISTDGLSVTEVTEKIADYYQQRLSQF from the coding sequence GTGCGCCTGTTGACAACAATTGCAGCTCTAAGCTGCTACTTAGCTAAACGCCGCTCGTCAGAAAACATGCTTTTGGAGCAAGAGCGGCCATCAGAATTTGAAGTAACTGGCATATCCTTGACAGCAGTCGGTCTTGTTCCCACAATGGGAGCCTTACATCAGGGTCATTTAAGCTTGATTCAACGGGCGCGACAAGAAAATGCTACGGTAATTGTCAGTATTTTCGTCAATCCTCTGCAATTTGGCCCGAACGAGGATTATCATCGTTATCCCCGCACCTTAGATCAAGACCGACAACTGTGCGAACAAGCTGGAGTAGATGCGATTTTTGTACCAACTCCGGAAGAGATGGGAGTTGACCTGAAGAATATACAAGACTCAAAAGTTACACAAGTCATCCCACCATCTGCTATGATCTCAGGCTTGTGTGGTCGTTCTCGACCAGGTCACTTTCAAGGAGTGGCTACGATCGTGACCAAGCTTTTCAACTTGGTACAGCCTGACCGAGCCTATTTTGGTCAAAAAGATGGTCAGCAACTGGCAATTATCAGACGGCTAGTAGCTGATTTGAATTTCTCGATTGAGATTGTTGCTTGCCCAACTGTGCGGGAACCATCTGGTTTAGCCATGAGTTCTCGCAACAAATATTTGACTGCTACAGAAAAGCAGCAAGCAGCAGTGTTGTATCGCGGTTTGCGGCAAGCTCAAGCAGCTTTTCGCGCCGGAGAACGCAATACGAGCAAGCTAATAGCAATAGTGCAGCAAGAAATAGCAATGGTCAGTTCTGTATCTGTGGAATATATTGAATTGGTTGAACCGACTACGTTAATACCTTTAAAAACAGTTCAGGAGGAAGGAATGCTCGCGATCGCTGCTCGTCTTGGTTCTACACGTTTAATTGACAACACGATTCTGCGCGATCGCCAACCAATCATCGCCATTGATGGACCCGCCGGAGCTGGAAAATCTACAGTTGCCCGCCAAGTAGCGGCAAAATTGGGTCTAGTATATTTGGATACAGGAGCAATGTACCGTGCTGTTACCTGGTTGGTGCTGCACGAGGGAATTGCTATTGATGATGAGTGTGCGATCGCTGAATTAGTTAGCAGGTGTGTAATCGAACTGGCTCCCGGGCAGGATTTACAATCTCCGGTGCAGGTTTGGATTAACGGTCATAATGTTACCCAGGTAATTCGCTCAACAGAAGTAACATCTAAAGTCTCGGCCATAGCTGCACAAAGCGCTGTGCGTCAAGCACTGGTAAAACAACAGCAAAGCTGGGGCAAAAAAGGTGGTTTAGTCGCGGAAGGACGGGATATTGGTTCCCACGTTTTCCCCGATGCAGAAGTGAAAATCTTTTTAACCGCCTCTGTGAAAGAACGCGCGCGTCGTCGCCAGCAAGACTTTCAAAAACAAGGTCAAAGCGAAGTATCTTTGGAACAGTTAGAGAAAGATATTGCTGAACGCGACTGGAAAGATAGCACTCGCAAAGTTTCGCCTTTAAAGAAAGCACCCGATGCGATTGAAATTAGTACTGATGGTCTATCGGTAACTGAAGTGACAGAAAAAATAGCGGACTATTATCAGCAACGGTTATCTCAATTTTAA
- a CDS encoding septal ring lytic transglycosylase RlpA family protein codes for MNQKHLWTVVAVCSTVLGMPLVGRAETTKKTAPTSLSAFSADVVKVGEYQSPTANPASNAAAIAKIQTHEVTGRPAATLYLRDIPVLSFLGQKSVTSEETKVGEIDSAGKTSANQANQGSFAKDDPVQRASKVAAKINQLALDKVDASKIIVSWKAGGASTTSNQDQNKSIAGQQKSGDRFIIKVNSEELVEINDDTRLADTTNDPAQDALQATNRLRRLIGNASPLNEIANLPVRSSASLPKLPQQIAGRVRDTIKGVASYYGYDFSGNRTAAGERFNPEGMTAAHRSLPFGTRVRVTNTRNGRSVVVRINDRGPFIRGRVIDLSAGAARILGMMGSGIAPVKIEVLGR; via the coding sequence ATGAATCAAAAACATTTGTGGACTGTTGTCGCTGTGTGTAGCACAGTTTTGGGGATGCCCTTAGTTGGACGTGCCGAAACAACTAAGAAAACTGCTCCAACTTCTCTATCTGCATTTTCAGCTGATGTAGTCAAAGTAGGAGAATACCAATCCCCAACAGCGAACCCTGCCTCTAATGCTGCTGCGATCGCAAAGATTCAAACACATGAAGTGACAGGACGTCCAGCGGCAACGCTCTATCTGCGCGATATCCCTGTTCTCAGCTTTTTGGGTCAGAAGTCAGTTACCAGCGAAGAAACTAAAGTTGGTGAAATTGACAGTGCGGGCAAGACAAGCGCTAATCAGGCCAATCAGGGTAGCTTTGCTAAAGACGATCCAGTTCAAAGGGCTAGCAAAGTAGCAGCAAAGATCAACCAGCTAGCCTTGGATAAAGTAGACGCCAGCAAGATTATTGTGAGTTGGAAAGCAGGAGGCGCATCTACAACCTCCAATCAAGACCAGAACAAAAGCATAGCTGGTCAGCAAAAGTCTGGCGATCGCTTCATCATCAAAGTCAATAGCGAAGAACTTGTCGAAATCAATGATGACACGCGGCTAGCGGATACAACTAACGATCCGGCACAAGACGCGTTACAGGCAACCAACCGCCTACGCAGACTTATAGGCAACGCATCTCCCCTAAACGAAATAGCTAACTTACCAGTACGTTCGTCAGCCTCACTACCAAAGTTGCCGCAGCAGATTGCTGGGCGAGTGCGAGACACCATCAAGGGAGTAGCTTCTTACTACGGCTATGATTTTTCCGGCAATCGTACCGCGGCTGGTGAGAGGTTTAATCCAGAAGGAATGACAGCGGCCCATCGCAGCTTGCCCTTTGGTACACGAGTACGTGTCACCAACACCCGCAATGGCCGTTCCGTTGTTGTACGAATTAATGACAGAGGCCCATTCATTCGCGGTCGAGTTATTGACCTTTCCGCAGGTGCAGCACGAATTCTGGGAATGATGGGTAGCGGCATAGCACCAGTGAAAATAGAAGTTCTGGGAAGGTAA
- the glsA gene encoding glutaminase A, whose translation MANQEDLAKPPSSLQSFLEDLHCKYKPLQNGAVANYIPELAKVDPDSFSICIVTVDGEVYEVGDSQQLFTIQSISKVFVYGLALEDHGRDYILTRVGVEPTGDAFNAIILDEQSKRPYNPMVNAGAIATTSLIKGSGATERLNRMLDMFRRYIGRDVFVDISVFTSERTTGHRNRAMAHLMLNFGMIDEPIDTALDLYFQQCAVMVNCHDLAVMAATLANKGVNPMTKEQAVNSRYVKDILSVMYTCGMYNFAGEWAYKVGIPAKSGISGGIIAVVPDKMGIAVFSPRLDARGNSVRGVKVCEELSQHLGLHLFECARLVKSQE comes from the coding sequence ATGGCAAACCAAGAAGATTTAGCAAAACCCCCATCATCACTTCAATCTTTTCTTGAAGACTTGCATTGCAAGTACAAGCCATTGCAGAATGGTGCAGTAGCGAATTACATTCCAGAACTGGCAAAGGTAGACCCAGATTCGTTCAGCATCTGCATCGTCACCGTTGATGGTGAAGTTTACGAAGTTGGAGATAGCCAGCAGCTATTCACAATTCAATCTATCTCCAAAGTGTTTGTATACGGACTCGCTCTTGAAGACCACGGAAGAGATTACATATTAACTAGGGTGGGTGTAGAACCCACAGGAGACGCATTCAACGCTATCATTCTTGACGAGCAATCTAAGCGACCTTACAACCCAATGGTGAATGCAGGAGCGATCGCCACCACCAGTTTAATCAAGGGGTCGGGTGCAACCGAACGTTTGAACCGGATGCTGGATATGTTCCGCAGATATATAGGACGCGATGTATTCGTTGATATTTCGGTATTTACATCAGAACGCACCACCGGACATCGCAACCGAGCGATGGCACACCTGATGCTCAACTTTGGTATGATTGACGAACCCATCGACACAGCACTAGATCTTTACTTTCAACAGTGTGCGGTGATGGTCAATTGCCATGATTTAGCTGTGATGGCGGCGACGCTGGCAAATAAGGGTGTCAACCCTATGACCAAAGAACAAGCGGTTAATAGCCGTTACGTCAAAGACATTCTCAGCGTCATGTATACCTGCGGAATGTATAACTTTGCGGGTGAGTGGGCATACAAAGTTGGTATTCCCGCCAAAAGTGGTATCTCTGGTGGGATTATTGCCGTAGTACCCGACAAGATGGGAATCGCAGTATTTTCACCTCGCTTGGACGCACGCGGTAACAGCGTCCGGGGAGTGAAGGTGTGCGAGGAACTTTCGCAACATTTGGGTTTACACCTGTTTGAGTGTGCGCGGTTAGTCAAGAGTCAAGAGTAA
- a CDS encoding HigA family addiction module antitoxin: protein MRTPKHRPPTHPGEILLKDFLEAMGISQTELAQAIHVPYQRVNELVNGKRGVTPSTALRLSKFFGNSSEFWLNLQQNWDLYHVLKQEEDDIKAILRFSHKEQNQRVSM from the coding sequence ATGAGAACTCCAAAACATCGTCCTCCGACACATCCTGGAGAAATCCTGCTTAAAGACTTCTTAGAAGCAATGGGAATATCACAAACTGAACTTGCACAAGCAATTCATGTTCCCTATCAGCGAGTGAATGAGTTAGTCAATGGGAAACGTGGTGTAACACCAAGTACTGCATTACGTTTGTCCAAGTTCTTTGGAAACAGTTCTGAGTTCTGGCTCAACCTTCAACAGAATTGGGATCTATACCATGTACTCAAGCAAGAAGAGGATGATATTAAAGCCATATTGAGATTTAGTCATAAGGAACAGAATCAAAGGGTGTCGATGTAG
- a CDS encoding type II toxin-antitoxin system RelE/ParE family toxin: protein MIVSFKDKATEDIFDGNDSKDARKKCPVNLWEVAQRKLDQLNAAFSLDDMKVPPGNRLEALKGDRKGYYSIRINDQYRICFAWTPEGPCEVEIVDYH, encoded by the coding sequence ATGATAGTGTCATTCAAAGATAAAGCGACTGAAGACATTTTCGATGGGAACGACTCAAAAGACGCTCGAAAGAAGTGTCCCGTCAATCTTTGGGAAGTTGCACAAAGGAAATTAGACCAACTGAATGCAGCTTTTTCTTTGGATGACATGAAAGTGCCACCAGGCAATAGATTAGAGGCACTCAAGGGAGATAGAAAAGGTTACTACAGTATTCGGATTAACGACCAGTATCGGATTTGCTTTGCATGGACACCAGAAGGACCTTGTGAGGTTGAAATAGTCGATTATCATTAG
- a CDS encoding dipeptide ABC transporter ATP-binding protein: protein MSILFSIEHLRVAYPHRSGEEAQWAVDDVSFSLQPGERMGLVGESGCGKSTLGRAAMHLLPASTRIEGRVTFQGQSVFDLTPIQMRKFRGEAVALIFQDPMTRLDPLMTIGNHCIETLKAHSPELSAREAKEKAIAILEKVKIPANRWNQYPHEFSGGMRQRVAIALALLLQPKMIVADEPTTSLDVTVSAQILQELTRLCAEENMALLLISHDLAMVAEYCDRIGVMYDGKMVEMGATESVFRHPQHEYTRSLLQAALHIQNVEGTGEISSQSPIADPRSPILRVLELKQHYTIEPNFVERLFKGQGQTIKAVDGINLELYSGEILGLVGESGCGKSTLSRTILQLIRPSAGKVEFLGRDITNLSRQEIRQQRRQMQMVFQDPHACLNPAMTVGQSIADPLLIHQIATPEAAKQQVLSMLEKVGLKPPEVYYQRYPSDLSGGQQQRVAIARALITHPKLLICDEPVSMLDASVQSQVLDLMLELKEEFDLTYLFITHDLWLARFLCDRIAVMNGGKIVEIGPTKEIFANPQHPYTQTLLAAAPLLARA, encoded by the coding sequence GTGAGTATCTTATTTTCTATCGAACATTTGCGGGTTGCCTATCCTCATCGTAGTGGTGAAGAAGCCCAATGGGCAGTTGATGACGTATCTTTCAGCCTGCAACCAGGCGAAAGAATGGGATTAGTGGGAGAGTCGGGGTGTGGTAAGTCAACCTTGGGAAGGGCAGCGATGCACTTGCTACCAGCGTCTACTCGCATTGAAGGACGGGTGACATTTCAAGGACAATCAGTGTTTGATTTAACACCAATCCAAATGCGGAAATTTCGAGGGGAGGCAGTAGCGCTGATCTTCCAAGATCCCATGACGCGCCTCGATCCGTTAATGACTATTGGCAACCACTGTATTGAAACACTCAAGGCGCACTCACCCGAGTTGTCAGCACGAGAAGCCAAAGAAAAGGCGATCGCCATATTAGAAAAAGTTAAGATACCTGCTAATCGCTGGAATCAGTACCCACACGAGTTTAGCGGTGGGATGCGGCAAAGAGTAGCCATTGCTTTGGCTTTATTGCTGCAACCCAAGATGATAGTTGCCGATGAACCCACCACCAGCTTAGATGTCACAGTCTCAGCGCAGATTTTGCAGGAACTAACGCGACTGTGTGCAGAAGAAAACATGGCACTGCTGTTGATTTCCCACGATTTGGCAATGGTGGCAGAATATTGCGATCGCATTGGCGTGATGTATGACGGCAAGATGGTGGAAATGGGTGCGACAGAATCTGTATTTAGGCATCCCCAGCACGAATACACGCGATCGCTCTTACAAGCAGCTTTGCATATTCAAAATGTAGAAGGGACTGGGGAAATTTCTTCCCAATCCCCAATCGCCGATCCCCGATCCCCAATTCTGCGCGTCCTCGAACTAAAACAGCACTACACCATCGAGCCTAATTTTGTTGAGCGATTGTTTAAAGGTCAAGGTCAGACAATAAAGGCAGTCGATGGCATCAATTTGGAACTTTATTCAGGAGAAATTTTAGGATTAGTCGGGGAATCTGGTTGCGGTAAGAGTACTTTATCGCGAACAATCTTGCAACTGATTCGTCCTAGCGCTGGCAAAGTCGAGTTTTTAGGAAGAGATATAACTAACCTATCTCGGCAAGAAATCCGCCAGCAACGGCGGCAAATGCAAATGGTATTTCAAGATCCCCATGCTTGCCTCAATCCAGCGATGACGGTAGGACAGAGTATCGCCGATCCGCTATTAATTCATCAGATCGCAACTCCTGAAGCAGCGAAACAACAGGTATTGTCGATGCTGGAGAAAGTGGGGTTAAAACCGCCAGAAGTTTATTATCAGCGCTATCCCTCAGATTTGTCAGGAGGACAGCAGCAACGAGTAGCCATTGCTCGTGCTTTAATTACTCATCCCAAACTTTTAATCTGCGATGAACCCGTGAGTATGTTAGACGCTAGCGTGCAGTCACAAGTCCTGGATTTGATGTTGGAGTTAAAAGAAGAGTTTGATTTAACGTATTTGTTTATCACCCACGATTTGTGGTTAGCGAGATTTTTGTGCGATCGCATTGCCGTGATGAACGGTGGCAAAATTGTCGAAATAGGCCCCACAAAAGAAATTTTTGCTAATCCTCAGCATCCTTACACTCAAACCCTGCTTGCTGCTGCACCTCTGCTGGCACGTGCTTGA
- a CDS encoding DUF5132 domain-containing protein: MGVKILPDVGDVAENLGVTGILGVVLLPVFLPVIAGVAKPIVKTAVKGGILFYEKSKGAIAEVGESWEDIVAEARAEIGEARMKSAEPVEASAD, from the coding sequence ATGGGTGTAAAAATTTTACCTGATGTTGGAGATGTAGCTGAAAACCTTGGTGTAACAGGTATTTTAGGAGTTGTTCTTCTGCCTGTTTTCTTACCAGTGATTGCTGGTGTTGCTAAGCCAATAGTCAAGACAGCTGTGAAAGGCGGAATCCTTTTCTATGAAAAGAGTAAGGGAGCGATCGCAGAAGTTGGTGAATCTTGGGAAGATATTGTGGCAGAAGCAAGGGCTGAAATTGGTGAGGCACGAATGAAATCGGCAGAACCTGTGGAAGCTAGTGCTGATTGA
- a CDS encoding magnesium transporter produces MSASVLPFLETAAQHLVQSVPLAQASETVGSVLAHLAGNVFDSVEAIYIVDENGHLQGLVRLVNLLTAPQHRKLGEIMTLQPPTAHPHDDQEKVAGLAVTYGLVDVPVVDRQGYFLGVVPAQSLIAILRREHIEDLHRLTGIRGEDSQARHALEAPPTRRARDRLPWLLVGLLGSILATFVVSRFESTLEARVFVSFFVPGIVYLADAIGTQTEAIVVRGLSFNHNTSLRSLLTGELWTGLLIGLALGGLSFPLVLVAFANLQLAFAVALTIVTAGGVATSVGLFFPWLLHSIGKDPAFGSGPVATIVQDVMSLLIYFLIVQFFGV; encoded by the coding sequence ATGTCAGCTTCTGTGCTTCCGTTTTTGGAAACTGCTGCCCAACACCTAGTCCAAAGTGTTCCCCTTGCCCAAGCTTCTGAAACTGTCGGTTCTGTACTTGCTCACCTTGCTGGCAATGTATTCGATTCTGTCGAAGCTATCTATATTGTTGATGAAAATGGACATCTGCAAGGTCTAGTTCGCCTAGTAAATTTATTAACCGCGCCACAACACCGAAAACTAGGCGAAATCATGACTTTGCAACCACCAACAGCCCATCCTCACGATGACCAAGAAAAGGTTGCGGGGTTGGCAGTTACATACGGATTGGTAGATGTTCCTGTAGTTGATCGACAGGGTTACTTTTTAGGAGTCGTTCCTGCCCAATCTTTAATTGCCATCTTAAGACGAGAGCATATTGAGGATCTGCATCGACTGACTGGTATTCGAGGTGAAGATTCCCAGGCACGTCACGCCTTGGAAGCACCACCAACGCGACGAGCACGCGATCGCTTACCGTGGCTGCTTGTCGGGCTACTTGGCAGTATTTTGGCTACATTCGTTGTCTCTCGGTTTGAAAGTACTCTCGAAGCTCGTGTTTTTGTCTCCTTTTTTGTGCCTGGGATCGTCTACCTGGCAGATGCGATTGGGACGCAAACGGAAGCAATAGTTGTCAGAGGTTTATCTTTTAACCACAATACCTCTTTGCGGAGTTTACTAACTGGAGAGCTTTGGACTGGACTGCTGATTGGACTTGCTCTCGGTGGTTTAAGTTTCCCACTCGTGCTTGTAGCATTTGCGAATTTGCAATTAGCTTTTGCTGTGGCACTAACGATAGTAACTGCTGGGGGTGTTGCAACCAGTGTAGGTTTGTTTTTTCCTTGGCTACTCCACAGTATCGGCAAAGATCCAGCTTTTGGTTCTGGCCCTGTCGCTACAATCGTTCAGGACGTAATGAGTTTACTAATTTATTTCCTGATTGTTCAATTTTTTGGAGTGTAA
- a CDS encoding cyclic nucleotide-binding domain-containing protein, with protein MLEPLKTITIFQKQPDPKVFSTGQVIFEEGRTGDCMYGVMEGEVNLLVNGKVVETITAGNVFGTGVLIGIKTRTYTAIAKTECKLAYLDKKRFLFAVQETPMFALEVIGNYSQRLERLRQEV; from the coding sequence ATGTTAGAACCCTTAAAAACTATCACCATCTTCCAAAAACAACCCGATCCCAAGGTATTTTCAACTGGTCAAGTTATCTTTGAGGAAGGAAGAACGGGAGATTGTATGTATGGTGTTATGGAAGGAGAAGTTAATTTATTGGTCAATGGCAAGGTTGTGGAGACCATTACAGCAGGAAATGTCTTTGGTACAGGAGTGTTGATTGGCATCAAAACAAGAACTTATACAGCGATCGCCAAAACAGAATGCAAACTAGCTTACCTGGATAAAAAGCGGTTTCTATTTGCCGTTCAGGAAACTCCTATGTTTGCACTTGAAGTGATCGGAAATTACTCCCAACGCCTAGAACGTCTGCGGCAAGAAGTGTAA
- the patD gene encoding heterocyst frequency control protein PatD: MSLNHQKYHTFAILLEQFRSNVATKQMDAHQLRQHLSSLQQFFQQQIIPLSEEKSRELSYRTEMNKQLRLLEIDVMFFQGARQSTSAVDRLKTISDRLTTLIHYCNAILKPPAPETDAKEE, encoded by the coding sequence ATGTCTCTCAATCATCAGAAATATCACACCTTCGCAATACTCCTAGAGCAGTTCCGCTCTAATGTTGCGACTAAGCAAATGGATGCACACCAACTGCGGCAACATCTTTCATCATTACAGCAATTTTTTCAGCAACAGATTATACCTTTATCTGAAGAAAAATCGCGGGAATTGTCCTATAGGACAGAGATGAACAAGCAATTGCGACTTTTGGAAATAGATGTGATGTTTTTCCAAGGGGCGCGACAAAGTACGAGTGCTGTTGACAGACTCAAGACAATAAGCGATCGCCTGACGACTCTTATTCACTACTGTAACGCTATCCTAAAACCACCTGCACCAGAGACAGATGCAAAAGAGGAGTAG